A portion of the Halobacillus ihumii genome contains these proteins:
- the fabI gene encoding enoyl-ACP reductase FabI, whose protein sequence is MNGSLEGRTYVVMGVANKRSIAWGIAQSLNKAGARLIFTYASERFEKPVRDLANTLEGPESLFYECDVTDDEAINQTFAAIQQDVGVIHGLAHCIAFANREELKGEYVDTSRDGFLTAHNISSYSLTAVARAAKPVMSDGGGIVTLTYLGGEKVVENYNVMGIAKASLDASVKYLANDLGKHQIRVNAISAGPIRTLSAKGIGDFNKILTEIEERAPLRRAVTQEEVGDTAFFLMSDLSRGITGEIIHCDSGYNIVGY, encoded by the coding sequence ATGAATGGATCTTTAGAAGGCCGCACTTATGTTGTCATGGGTGTTGCGAATAAGCGCAGTATTGCGTGGGGAATTGCACAATCATTAAATAAAGCAGGAGCGCGATTGATCTTCACCTATGCTTCAGAACGATTTGAGAAGCCAGTCCGCGACTTAGCTAACACACTCGAAGGACCGGAATCCCTATTTTACGAATGTGATGTAACGGATGATGAGGCGATCAACCAAACGTTTGCAGCGATTCAACAGGATGTCGGCGTCATTCATGGCCTGGCGCACTGTATCGCCTTTGCCAACCGTGAAGAGCTGAAAGGGGAGTATGTCGACACAAGCCGGGATGGTTTCTTGACCGCTCATAACATTAGCTCCTATTCCTTAACAGCTGTTGCCCGAGCCGCTAAGCCAGTCATGTCTGACGGTGGCGGGATCGTCACTCTTACGTACCTTGGCGGGGAAAAAGTAGTGGAGAACTACAACGTCATGGGAATTGCGAAGGCAAGCCTTGATGCCAGCGTCAAATACTTAGCGAATGACCTCGGTAAACACCAGATCCGAGTTAATGCGATTTCAGCAGGTCCGATTCGTACACTGTCAGCCAAGGGCATTGGCGACTTTAACAAAATTTTAACAGAAATCGAAGAGCGTGCTCCGCTTCGTCGTGCTGTAACTCAGGAGGAAGTAGGCGACACAGCGTTCTTCTTGATGAGTGATCTTTCAAGAGGAATTACCGGTGAAATCATTCACTGTGATTCTGGTTATAATATTGTAGGGTATTAA